Proteins encoded within one genomic window of Desulfatiglans sp.:
- a CDS encoding SDR family NAD(P)-dependent oxidoreductase — MKEIRGKTAFITGGGSGIGLGMAKAFTQAGVKVVIADLRQDHLDEAVRYLGNKGDAVHPILLDVTDREGFEKAAIEAEKVFGPVSILCNNAGVNIIRAMDQASYSDWDWLMAVNLGGVFNGLMTFIPRLKMLGSGHIVNTSSIAGIVAGPGNGIYSATKFAIRGLSESLRYDLAPFGIGVSVLCPGTVATNLHQSEENRLKRFDGSMDDVTGKTRAFTGHVFREVLPTGMNPFEVGTKVLKGIERNDFYILPHPEFKDEFQESFDEIINALPHEPFDPIREVHEEKRRQSRRDARSRANELK; from the coding sequence AAGGTGGTTATTGCCGATCTTCGGCAGGATCATCTTGATGAGGCGGTTAGATACCTTGGTAATAAGGGAGATGCGGTTCACCCGATCCTGCTTGACGTTACAGACAGGGAAGGTTTTGAAAAGGCCGCTATTGAGGCGGAAAAGGTATTCGGGCCTGTGAGCATACTATGCAACAATGCAGGTGTGAATATAATAAGGGCAATGGACCAGGCCAGCTATTCTGACTGGGACTGGCTGATGGCAGTAAACCTGGGAGGGGTGTTTAACGGCCTCATGACCTTTATCCCAAGGTTAAAAATGCTGGGGTCAGGGCATATTGTAAACACATCATCAATAGCCGGTATTGTGGCAGGGCCTGGGAATGGTATCTATTCGGCAACAAAATTTGCAATCCGCGGATTATCTGAATCCCTGCGTTATGACCTTGCACCCTTTGGGATCGGGGTCTCGGTATTATGCCCGGGTACAGTTGCAACAAACCTGCATCAAAGCGAGGAGAACAGACTTAAAAGATTTGATGGAAGCATGGATGATGTAACCGGTAAAACAAGGGCATTTACAGGGCATGTTTTCAGAGAGGTGCTGCCTACAGGCATGAATCCCTTTGAAGTAGGAACCAAGGTTTTAAAGGGAATAGAGCGAAATGATTTTTATATTTTGCCCCATCCTGAGTTTAAGGATGAGTTTCAGGAATCATTTGATGAGATCATTAATGCGCTTCCCCATGAACCCTTTGATCCCATAAGAGAGGTGCATGAAGAAAAGCGAAGGCAATCGCGCAGGGATGCACGATCAAGGGCCAATGAGCTGAAATAG